The SAR324 cluster bacterium genome includes a region encoding these proteins:
- the galE gene encoding UDP-glucose 4-epimerase GalE has protein sequence MRIIVVGGAGYIGSHVTKSLLEAGHQPVVVDNLQSGKAENLLPGVPFVHADLRIPETLQGVLNGCEGLVHLAALKAAGDSMTQPEKYVNHNISGTIQLLNAATESGVRFVIFSSTAAVYGDPQYIPMDEEHPTKPSNFYGYTKLAIEELLSWYAQLKGVRFASLRYFNAAGYDLDGKIKGLESEPNNLLPIVMEAVIGKRPFVEVFGTDYETQDGSCIRDYIHVNDLADGHVRALEYLTRETDNPILNLGTSNGMSVLEILEHTKNLSHTNFDVRFGPRRPGDPAIVLAKATRAKTLLGWEAKRSDPNTLINSMLNAYRATR, from the coding sequence ATGAGAATTATCGTTGTAGGTGGAGCTGGTTACATTGGTAGTCACGTAACAAAATCTTTGTTGGAAGCTGGCCACCAGCCAGTAGTTGTCGACAATCTGCAAAGTGGTAAAGCAGAAAATCTACTACCTGGAGTCCCCTTCGTACATGCTGATTTGAGAATTCCAGAGACTCTGCAGGGAGTCCTGAATGGATGTGAGGGATTAGTGCATCTTGCTGCATTGAAAGCAGCTGGAGATTCAATGACACAACCTGAAAAATATGTTAATCACAATATCTCGGGAACAATACAGCTTCTCAATGCGGCTACTGAATCAGGCGTTCGTTTTGTTATTTTTTCCTCAACCGCTGCAGTTTATGGGGATCCTCAATACATTCCGATGGATGAAGAACATCCCACAAAACCCAGCAACTTTTATGGCTACACAAAACTGGCAATTGAAGAACTGTTGAGTTGGTATGCTCAATTGAAAGGGGTTAGGTTTGCCTCACTCCGCTATTTCAATGCTGCTGGCTACGATCTTGACGGGAAGATCAAGGGATTGGAAAGCGAACCAAATAATTTATTACCTATCGTGATGGAGGCTGTCATCGGCAAAAGACCATTTGTTGAAGTTTTTGGGACTGACTACGAAACTCAAGATGGGAGTTGTATTAGAGATTACATCCACGTCAACGATTTGGCTGACGGACACGTCAGGGCTCTGGAATATTTGACTAGAGAAACTGATAATCCCATTCTGAATCTCGGAACGTCAAACGGGATGAGTGTGCTTGAGATTCTTGAGCACACCAAAAACCTTTCTCATACAAACTTTGATGTCAGGTTTGGTCCCAGAAGACCAGGAGATCCCGCAATCGTCCTTGCCAAGGCTACTAGAGCGAAAACTCTGCTGGGGTGGGAAGCGAAACGAAGCGACCCAAACACCTTAATAAACTCTATGCTCAATGCTTACAGGGCAACTCGCTAG
- a CDS encoding NUDIX hydrolase: MPNLSDPRLIKSQCSDLQPIKILHQNPWFSLKSRGDFFTIEPSFGVVLILPVVEGSSIVLVEVKRPVLNDMHSMEIPAGGLETGESPQDGALRELYEETGIKISANQLKQQSPLALSPRDPCLAYIYEAEISMDEFLVRAHHDEEISQVRLFNFAEVQRLLVSGEIYLAGIVGLLSRFLLKNLSAINNST, encoded by the coding sequence ATGCCTAACCTAAGTGATCCCCGACTAATTAAGTCTCAATGTAGTGATCTGCAACCCATTAAAATCCTCCATCAGAATCCATGGTTCTCTTTGAAATCAAGAGGAGACTTCTTTACGATTGAACCAAGCTTTGGCGTGGTGCTGATTCTGCCGGTTGTTGAGGGTAGCTCAATTGTGCTGGTTGAAGTAAAGCGACCCGTTCTAAATGATATGCATTCCATGGAAATTCCAGCTGGCGGTCTTGAGACAGGTGAGTCTCCACAGGATGGGGCCTTGAGAGAATTATATGAGGAGACAGGAATCAAAATTTCTGCAAATCAGCTCAAACAGCAGAGTCCACTTGCTCTTTCTCCGAGGGATCCCTGTCTAGCTTACATCTATGAAGCAGAAATCAGTATGGATGAATTTTTGGTGAGAGCCCACCACGATGAAGAAATCAGTCAAGTAAGACTCTTTAATTTTGCAGAAGTTCAAAGACTACTAGTCAGTGGTGAAATATATTTGGCTGGGATTGTGGGACTGTTAAGTCGCTTTTTGTTGAAAAATCTCTCTGCTATCAACAATTCGACCTGA
- a CDS encoding VOC family protein, with the protein MTLDNFEPEQLPGFQFIDHIAIAVLQGTLDAQVNAYRKMGFREVHREEVLGNDQVREVLLQVGKSQNLIQLLEPLNDSSPVQRMIDRQNGKGGLAHVGLRVKSAEEAYHYMSKNGFRLIDPVPRPGSRGTTVFFVHPKSRDDQPFGVLYEIVEDSNDNLEQN; encoded by the coding sequence ATGACTTTAGATAATTTCGAACCTGAACAACTTCCTGGTTTCCAATTTATTGATCATATAGCAATTGCTGTACTGCAAGGAACTTTAGATGCTCAAGTGAATGCCTATCGAAAGATGGGTTTTCGGGAAGTGCACAGAGAGGAGGTTCTAGGGAATGACCAAGTGAGGGAGGTTCTTTTGCAAGTAGGTAAGAGCCAGAACCTGATTCAGTTGCTGGAGCCTCTAAATGATAGTTCACCAGTGCAGAGGATGATTGATCGGCAAAATGGCAAAGGTGGCCTAGCACATGTGGGATTGAGAGTCAAAAGTGCTGAAGAGGCTTATCATTACATGTCTAAAAACGGATTTCGTTTGATTGATCCAGTTCCCCGGCCTGGATCTAGAGGTACAACGGTCTTTTTCGTACACCCAAAATCAAGAGATGATCAGCCTTTCGGAGTCCTTTACGAAATTGTCGAAGATTCGAATGATAATCTAGAACAAAATTGA
- a CDS encoding SapC family protein — translation MFKKVVPVTKENHSHLFVKGTDNFLFAKDFHIAPIALKEFFRAAAYYSIIFLEEPSSKEFRPVALLGLQQGENLYIDDQGKWLVPYVPAAIRRYPFTLAPTQDPNQFLICVDEESELVGTEEGNPLFTAEGELSETMEHVRKYLTELHQMEQFTHQVSKELKDMNLFTSMNLNFQNMGQNQQIRGLYLVNEENLNKLGDNDFLKLRRSNALPAIYAHLASLPQADRLAQFRRDEEVPPATN, via the coding sequence ATGTTTAAGAAAGTTGTACCCGTAACAAAAGAAAATCACAGCCATCTGTTTGTCAAGGGAACAGACAATTTCCTTTTTGCTAAAGATTTTCATATTGCTCCCATTGCTCTCAAAGAATTTTTCAGAGCTGCTGCTTACTATTCAATCATCTTTTTAGAAGAGCCCAGTTCAAAGGAATTCAGGCCTGTTGCTTTGCTCGGGCTACAGCAAGGGGAGAATCTTTATATTGATGATCAGGGAAAATGGTTAGTTCCCTATGTTCCTGCTGCTATTCGCAGGTATCCGTTTACCCTTGCACCTACCCAGGATCCCAATCAATTTCTAATTTGTGTTGATGAGGAAAGTGAATTGGTTGGAACCGAGGAAGGGAATCCCTTGTTCACAGCAGAAGGGGAGTTGAGTGAGACAATGGAACATGTCAGGAAGTATCTGACCGAGTTACACCAAATGGAGCAGTTCACTCACCAGGTTTCCAAGGAATTGAAAGACATGAACCTGTTTACCTCAATGAATCTCAACTTCCAAAACATGGGCCAAAACCAGCAGATTCGAGGCTTATATCTTGTGAACGAGGAAAATCTTAACAAGCTTGGCGACAACGATTTTCTTAAATTGCGCAGAAGCAACGCGCTTCCCGCAATTTATGCCCATTTGGCCTCTCTGCCACAAGCGGATCGGTTAGCTCAATTCCGAAGAGATGAGGAGGTGCCTCCCGCAACAAATTAA
- a CDS encoding alpha-ketoglutarate-dependent dioxygenase AlkB — MSFEIIDIPDGDLTFSRTWRESESVDWIERLKKEIEWEQHRIKIFGKWVECPRLSAWYGDPGAVYSYSNLSLNPKAWTPTLLEVRNQLVETIERPFNSVLLNLYRNGNDSMGWHSDDEWEMGVNPVIASISLGGSRIMKFRHRSDSEVSNFALELSTGSLLIMAGTTQKFWQHEIPKTKKLVGERLNLTFRFVQGR, encoded by the coding sequence ATGAGTTTTGAAATCATCGATATACCAGATGGGGATTTGACCTTTTCAAGAACTTGGCGAGAATCCGAGTCAGTGGATTGGATTGAGCGCTTGAAAAAAGAAATTGAATGGGAGCAACATCGAATCAAAATCTTTGGGAAATGGGTTGAGTGTCCAAGATTATCAGCTTGGTATGGTGATCCAGGGGCTGTGTACAGCTATTCAAATCTAAGTTTGAATCCTAAAGCTTGGACACCCACATTGCTGGAAGTTCGTAATCAGTTAGTTGAAACGATTGAGAGGCCATTCAACAGTGTACTATTAAACTTATATAGGAATGGGAATGATAGCATGGGTTGGCACAGTGATGATGAATGGGAAATGGGCGTAAATCCTGTGATTGCATCAATCAGTCTTGGAGGTTCCCGGATCATGAAATTTCGACATCGCTCTGATTCTGAAGTGTCCAACTTTGCACTTGAGCTCTCAACCGGATCACTTCTAATCATGGCGGGAACTACGCAAAAATTCTGGCAACATGAAATTCCTAAAACAAAAAAACTAGTCGGTGAACGGTTGAATTTAACATTTCGATTTGTTCAAGGCCGATAA
- the odhB gene encoding 2-oxoglutarate dehydrogenase complex dihydrolipoyllysine-residue succinyltransferase, with protein MSFVEIKIPSPGESITEVTIETWHKADGEFVQVDEILCEIETDKATLPMPAEVAGTVQIILQEGTDAKVGDVLCKIDTAGVPSADSSGPTIQSSNAAPEKVAQSRVGYAAGHPSPAAQKLMNEAEISANQIQGSGPGNRITKQDVELAKNQQPPPLKTESTAVVPSTQSKSDGDTVPKSSSREQRREKMSRLRTKLSERLVAVKNETAMLTTFNEVDMSAIFAMRKDYKDKFEKKYGQRLGFMGFFTKAVSEAVQDFPAVNAMIDGNEIVYSDFVDIGIAVSAPKGLVVPVVRNAESMNIPQIELEIGRLAKRARDNKLSVEEMTGGTFSITNGGVFGSMLSTPIINPPQSAILGMHNVVERPVALNGQVVIRPVMYLALSYDHRIIDGRESVSFLFKVKEYLENPARILLGV; from the coding sequence ATGTCCTTCGTTGAGATAAAGATCCCTAGCCCCGGAGAATCAATCACAGAGGTTACTATTGAAACCTGGCACAAGGCAGATGGAGAATTCGTTCAGGTTGATGAAATTTTATGCGAGATTGAAACTGACAAAGCAACGTTACCTATGCCCGCAGAGGTTGCGGGGACAGTTCAAATCATATTGCAAGAGGGGACTGACGCAAAAGTAGGAGACGTACTTTGTAAAATTGACACAGCTGGAGTACCAAGTGCTGATTCAAGCGGACCAACTATCCAATCATCAAATGCAGCGCCCGAGAAGGTAGCACAATCCAGAGTTGGGTATGCAGCTGGACATCCATCTCCTGCAGCGCAAAAGTTGATGAACGAAGCAGAGATCTCTGCTAACCAGATTCAAGGTTCTGGCCCAGGCAATCGAATTACAAAGCAGGATGTGGAACTAGCTAAAAATCAGCAGCCTCCACCCCTGAAAACTGAGTCCACAGCCGTTGTACCCTCCACCCAATCTAAATCTGATGGAGATACCGTTCCTAAGTCCTCCAGCAGGGAGCAGCGACGTGAAAAAATGTCTCGGCTGCGGACCAAACTTTCGGAACGCCTCGTAGCAGTGAAGAACGAAACCGCCATGCTGACAACCTTTAATGAGGTTGACATGAGTGCGATCTTCGCTATGAGAAAGGATTACAAGGACAAATTTGAAAAAAAATATGGGCAGCGTCTTGGTTTTATGGGCTTCTTCACCAAAGCTGTGAGCGAGGCTGTTCAAGATTTTCCCGCAGTGAATGCAATGATTGATGGCAATGAGATTGTTTATAGTGATTTCGTCGACATCGGCATCGCTGTAAGTGCTCCAAAAGGGTTAGTAGTCCCTGTCGTTCGCAATGCGGAAAGTATGAATATTCCACAAATTGAACTGGAGATTGGGAGACTTGCTAAGCGAGCAAGGGATAATAAGTTGAGCGTTGAAGAAATGACGGGAGGTACTTTCTCGATCACTAACGGTGGCGTCTTCGGGTCCATGCTTTCAACACCGATCATCAACCCTCCTCAAAGCGCCATTCTAGGGATGCATAACGTGGTGGAACGACCAGTAGCTTTAAACGGACAGGTAGTGATTCGTCCGGTTATGTACTTAGCTCTCAGTTACGATCATCGAATCATTGATGGGCGTGAATCTGTCAGTTTCCTATTCAAAGTGAAAGAATATCTCGAGAATCCTGCGAGGATACTTCTGGGAGTATGA
- a CDS encoding helix-turn-helix transcriptional regulator, whose amino-acid sequence MEGLIFRFQKVIEEVAAGNRSLFSRETGKAPSFATDVCKGRILPTIPYLIQLSEKYSISLDWLLRGIGKMYLDSTKKDFGTEVVHIPRYDVKVSAGGGSWTVDQTIVEQMPFQDRWLRQQLGRSADQMVLVSVEGDSMEPTLEENDLLLIDRQQTVFAREGIYVIRLDDMLMVKRLQRQPKGLIQIISDNLNYPPITLSGDCGESFDILGKAIWFGRVF is encoded by the coding sequence ATGGAAGGTTTAATATTTCGTTTTCAAAAAGTTATTGAAGAAGTGGCAGCCGGAAACCGCAGTTTGTTTTCCAGAGAGACTGGTAAGGCTCCATCCTTCGCAACGGATGTCTGCAAAGGCAGAATTCTACCAACCATTCCTTACCTAATTCAACTTTCTGAGAAATATTCTATCAGTCTGGACTGGTTACTACGAGGAATTGGGAAAATGTACTTGGATTCGACAAAAAAAGACTTTGGAACTGAGGTTGTACATATTCCAAGGTATGACGTCAAAGTCAGCGCTGGGGGAGGAAGTTGGACAGTGGATCAAACGATTGTGGAGCAAATGCCTTTTCAGGATCGTTGGTTAAGACAGCAACTTGGGAGATCCGCAGATCAGATGGTATTGGTTTCTGTGGAAGGAGATAGTATGGAACCGACCCTTGAGGAAAATGACTTATTGCTGATCGACCGACAGCAGACAGTGTTTGCTCGTGAAGGGATCTACGTGATTCGTTTGGATGACATGTTGATGGTGAAACGTCTTCAGCGTCAACCAAAGGGCTTGATTCAAATCATCAGTGATAACCTCAACTATCCACCCATCACACTTTCAGGTGATTGTGGTGAATCGTTCGATATTCTTGGCAAAGCTATCTGGTTTGGCCGAGTTTTCTAG
- a CDS encoding 2-oxoglutarate dehydrogenase E1 component codes for MDNFSFLGNGDIGNFDHLFEQFYQDPESVDESWRRFFEGFEFSKANYNQQGIDASMPEAFQKEVNVLNLIGAYRQRGHLFAKTNPIRTRRLHEQPIQLENFNLNEGDFETVFQAGSRIGLGPTTLREIVDFLGKTYCGSIGAEYKFVRTPHVVDWIQSRVEQNRNHTIFDKEEKQQIYEKLMRAVDFEAFLHTKFVGQKRFSLEGAEAIIPALETLVEEGAVLGVKEFVIGMAHRGRLNVLANILNKSYENIFAEFEGKSFGDSHFEGDVKYHMGYSSDRIAHNGEKVHLSLAPNPSHLEAVNPVVEGMARAKIEKRYSGDEKKLVPILIHGDASIAGQGIIYEVLQMSQLEGYKTGGTVHVVLNNQVGFTTDYIESRSSTYCTDIAKTTLSPVFHVNGDDIEAVVHTIEMALEFRQQFHRDVFVDILAYRKHGHNEGDEPRFTQPTLYKLIGKHPNPKMIYRNRLIDEGTFSGEELDDIDRNFREQMNSSLELSHQREQLEPTSFFEGDWQGLRLAQQEEHQKSPDTGVDRSKLHELAKKLTTLPEDWKIFPKIRNLYKDRSKMVNEREILDWGMGEQLAYASLLDEGTGIRISGQDVRRGTFSHRHAVVVEEDDTKHFPLMHLSNSQGLLSIYNSHLSEYGVLGFEYGYAVSSPKDLVIWEAQFGDFANGAQIIIDQFIASAETKWQRMNGLVLQLPHGYEGQGPEHSSARIERFMTLCADNNLYILNCTTPANLFHALRRQTARPFRKPLVIFTPKSLLRHPKCVSSLNDFEKGTCFQEIIDDNYADPAKVKRVLFCNGKIYYDLLERQHSEARKDVAVVRLEQLYPMATEQIMEIRNRYVQTQEWFWVQEEPENMGAAGFMMRKFPDLGSSLKLVSRKESSSPSTGFSVMHKKQQEELIHRAFA; via the coding sequence ATGGATAATTTTTCGTTTCTAGGCAACGGAGACATCGGCAATTTTGACCATCTGTTCGAACAGTTCTATCAGGATCCTGAATCGGTAGACGAAAGTTGGCGTCGTTTTTTTGAAGGTTTTGAGTTTTCAAAAGCAAATTACAACCAACAAGGCATTGACGCATCAATGCCTGAGGCTTTTCAGAAAGAAGTCAATGTACTCAATCTAATTGGAGCCTATCGTCAAAGAGGACATCTTTTCGCCAAGACAAATCCTATTCGGACGAGGAGACTACATGAACAACCAATTCAGTTAGAAAATTTCAACCTCAACGAGGGGGATTTCGAAACCGTTTTCCAAGCTGGCAGCAGGATTGGCTTAGGACCAACAACTTTGCGAGAAATTGTAGATTTTCTTGGAAAAACGTATTGTGGGTCAATCGGTGCCGAATATAAATTTGTTCGGACTCCACACGTAGTTGACTGGATTCAGTCTAGGGTTGAGCAGAATCGTAACCACACCATTTTCGACAAAGAAGAGAAGCAACAAATCTATGAAAAATTGATGAGAGCAGTCGATTTTGAAGCTTTTCTTCACACGAAGTTCGTAGGACAAAAACGATTCTCGCTTGAGGGTGCAGAAGCGATCATTCCAGCTCTAGAAACACTAGTTGAGGAAGGTGCCGTTCTGGGGGTTAAAGAATTTGTAATTGGTATGGCCCATCGTGGACGTCTAAATGTGTTAGCAAATATTCTGAACAAGAGTTACGAGAACATTTTTGCAGAATTTGAAGGGAAATCTTTCGGAGATTCCCACTTTGAAGGAGATGTGAAATACCACATGGGTTATTCGAGTGACCGAATTGCCCATAATGGTGAGAAAGTCCACTTGAGTCTCGCTCCAAATCCTTCCCACCTTGAAGCTGTAAACCCCGTTGTTGAAGGAATGGCTAGGGCCAAAATTGAAAAGCGCTACTCTGGAGATGAGAAGAAACTCGTCCCTATTCTCATTCATGGGGATGCTTCAATTGCAGGGCAAGGGATCATTTATGAGGTTCTTCAAATGTCCCAATTGGAAGGCTACAAGACAGGGGGAACCGTACATGTTGTACTCAACAACCAGGTAGGCTTTACGACCGACTATATTGAAAGTCGTTCCAGCACTTACTGTACTGATATCGCCAAAACAACGCTTTCACCGGTATTCCATGTCAATGGAGATGATATTGAGGCTGTAGTCCATACAATCGAAATGGCGCTGGAATTCCGTCAGCAGTTCCATCGGGATGTCTTTGTGGATATCCTTGCTTACCGCAAACACGGGCACAACGAAGGTGACGAACCACGCTTTACACAACCAACTCTTTACAAGTTGATTGGTAAGCACCCCAACCCAAAAATGATTTATCGTAATCGGCTGATTGATGAAGGTACTTTCAGTGGAGAAGAATTAGACGATATTGATCGTAATTTCAGAGAACAAATGAACTCCTCGCTGGAGCTCTCGCACCAAAGAGAACAACTAGAGCCCACCTCTTTCTTTGAAGGAGATTGGCAAGGGCTAAGATTAGCACAACAGGAAGAACACCAGAAATCGCCTGACACTGGTGTAGATCGGTCAAAACTCCATGAATTAGCAAAAAAACTGACAACACTCCCCGAGGATTGGAAGATTTTCCCGAAAATCCGAAATCTCTACAAAGATCGATCAAAGATGGTCAACGAAAGAGAGATTCTTGATTGGGGCATGGGTGAGCAACTAGCCTATGCTTCTCTACTTGACGAGGGAACTGGAATTAGAATCAGTGGTCAGGATGTTCGACGTGGCACATTCTCTCATAGACATGCAGTTGTCGTGGAAGAAGACGACACGAAGCATTTTCCTCTCATGCATCTCAGTAATTCCCAAGGATTGCTGAGTATTTATAATTCACATCTTTCCGAATATGGAGTCCTTGGCTTTGAGTATGGTTATGCTGTGTCATCACCTAAAGATCTGGTGATTTGGGAAGCGCAATTTGGTGATTTTGCTAATGGTGCTCAAATAATTATTGATCAATTTATTGCTTCTGCAGAAACAAAGTGGCAGCGGATGAATGGTTTGGTTCTCCAATTACCACATGGATATGAGGGCCAAGGTCCAGAGCACTCATCAGCAAGAATTGAAAGATTTATGACCTTGTGTGCCGACAACAACTTGTACATTCTGAACTGCACAACTCCGGCCAATCTATTTCATGCTCTTCGAAGGCAGACTGCACGTCCATTTCGAAAACCATTGGTGATCTTCACCCCAAAAAGTCTGCTGCGTCATCCAAAGTGTGTCAGTTCTCTAAATGATTTTGAAAAGGGCACCTGTTTTCAAGAAATTATTGATGATAATTATGCTGATCCAGCAAAGGTCAAAAGAGTCTTGTTTTGCAACGGAAAAATCTACTATGACCTTTTAGAGAGGCAGCATTCTGAAGCACGCAAAGATGTTGCTGTTGTGCGCCTAGAGCAGCTCTATCCAATGGCAACAGAACAGATCATGGAAATACGAAATCGTTACGTACAGACGCAGGAGTGGTTTTGGGTTCAGGAGGAGCCCGAAAATATGGGTGCGGCAGGATTCATGATGAGGAAATTTCCTGATCTGGGAAGCTCCTTGAAGTTGGTTTCGCGCAAAGAAAGCAGTAGTCCTTCAACCGGATTTTCCGTGATGCACAAAAAGCAACAAGAAGAATTAATTCATCGAGCGTTTGCTTAA